TTCGGTCTCTTCCCGGAAGCTGGTTTCCAAAATGCCGGCTCGCGTACCGCCAATTCCTTTGGCATAGGCCATGGCCCGATCCCGTGCCATTCCAGAAGCATCTTGATGCACGGCAAATAGACAGGGTACCCCTTCGCCAGCTTGGTAGGTGCGGCGCACCAGATGTCCGGGGCCTTTTGGCGCCACCATGATCACATCCACATCCGCCGGGGGCTGAATTTGTCCAAAGTGAATGTTAAACCCATGGGCAAACAACAGGACCTTGCCCGCTTGCAGGTGGGGACGGATCTCGCTGTTAAAAATGGCCTTCTGAACTTCGTCCGGCAGCAGAATCATCACCCAGTCGGCGGCAGCAGCAGCATCAGCCACGGACTTGACGATCAACCCATCGGCTTCTGCTTTCGGCCAGGAGGGGCTACCGGGATACAAACCGACGATGACCTTGACACCGCTGTCGTGCAAGTTGAGGGCATGGGCATGGCCTTGGCTGCCGTAACCGATGATGGCAACGGTTTTGTCGGCCAAAAGCTCCAAATTGGCGTCGGTGTCGTAGTAAAGGCGTGCCATAGTCGGGCCGTAGTATCGGTATGGTGTTTGATTTGCGCTTGATGCGCTTGACTAGGATAACAGGATCCAAGGGATCCCTTGACAGAATCTCCAGATCTTCTCCAAACCTCCTCTAGACCGCTCCGTGGTGAACCGTTTTCACCCACTTCAGCCGTTTGGGCTGCACACACATCCGCGCCGTTGTAGCAATCATAACCGGGAGCCAGTGCAGCATGTAGACCAAACCCAGTGCGGTGCGCCACCACAGTTGTCGTCCTTGTAGGCCCTCCACTTGGCGTAGCCCGCGATAAAAGGCCACCGTCAAGCAGCCCATGACCAGGGCATTTAGGGGTAAAAGCACCGAGGAATGACCCGTGAACAACACCCAGAGGGTATCGGGCACCAGAGCCATCGGCAACAGGTACTGAGAAATGAAAAAGGCCCACAGATCCAGGGTTTTGGCCACCCCCATGCGGCGACTGAGGATCCCTGGCCAATAATCGAGGTAGCGTTGGTAGCCCCCTTCCGCCCAGCGGCAGCGTTGGTGCCAGAGGCTTTGCCAGGAGGTCACCCCTTCTTCGGCAATGGCTGGCTCCATCAGAAAGGCAATATCTACACCCGCCAAGTGCAGCTTGAAGGTTAAATCCAGGTCGTCGGTCAGGGTGCCTTCGTTCCAGCCCCCGCATTTTTCCAGCACATCCCGCCGTATCAGTTGGCCATTGCCCCGCAGCTCACCAATGCCTCTAACGGCTACCCGCTGTTGTTGCAAGTAACTGTCGGAGGCCATTTCCGCCACCTGCCCCCTTGTCCAAAAGTTGATCCCTGCGTTGCTGATAGCCTTGCGTACCTGTACCGCACCCACCGCGCGCCGACTGGCCCGTTGAGTTTGGGCAAACAATGGCAGGGTACGGGTGAGAAAATCCGACGGCACCACGGAGTCGGCATCGCACACCAAGAGGATCTCCGCTTGGGTGAAGGGCAGTACTTCATTGAGAGCACCGGATTTCCCCCCACCGCGCCCCGGCTGCCGAGGGTAAACCCGCAGATGCGGGATCCGCGTTTGGGCTTCCCGCAGAATATCGGGGGTGGTGTCGCTGCTGTCGTCGTCAATGGCCCACAGTTCCAGGTGACTGGTGGGGTACTGAAGCTGAGCCAGGCTGTCGAGTAGGCGGGGGAGTACTGCACTTTCGTTCTTGGCCGGGATCAGCACAGCCACGCGGGGTAAGGCTGGCAACTTTGCCTCAGAGGACTCAGCTTCGGGATCCAGCTCTTGTTGGGGATCCCAGCTCAGGGGGGGTGGAGGGGCGGGCGGCTGCAGACGAAACAGTCGATTGATATGGATCACCATCAAGGTGGCGAGGCCAATGGTGAACCAGCGCGCCACTGGAAGCAGATGCATCAAGCTGACCAATCCCCACACCAGCACCAACACCAACAGGGCTTTGAGGCGACGGCGCTGGGCTGTTGTCAGGAGCCAGTCGGGGAGATGCAGATCCTCAAGGGGTTCAGGCTCTGACCAAACGAACTCAGACATGGGGATCCATCTCGTGGGTGAACAACTTTGCCCAGCCCCGACTGTCTAACTCAGGCAGGCGAAGGCTGTTACTTATTGTCACCTATTGTTTCCACAGGCTAAGCAGGAATGGCAAATTTTGGATCCCTGCGGGAATTGTGAGGTGGGTATAGCGCTTATGGGTTCCCCCGAATCTCTTTGATCACCCCATCTTCGAGGAGGATTTCCACCTGCATTTTTTGAATGAGATTATCCCCCTGCTGCACCCGGAAGAAACTCTCCACATTGCCCTGCAGCACCTCTTGGTTGAGTTCCAGCGTGCCCAGTTGGTTGACCTGTTGCAGGAGTTGATTTTTTTGATCGAGGAGCTTAATTTTTTGCTCGTTCACTCGGCTTTTCACCGCCTCCACCTGCTGGAGGACTTGCGGGCTGTTCGGATTGGGACTTTGCTTTTCCAGTTCGGCGATCGCCCGCTTGCCTTGAAACTCCAGTTGCTGCATTTGAGCATCGGTGGCCTGGATTTGCCGTTGCAGTTGCTCCTGCATCTCGCTTTTCCAGAGGGAGGTAACCACCACCTTGATGGGAATGTTGCGCTTCAGAAGTAACTGGGTACTATTGCCGTTGTTGTTTTCTTCCATAAAACCTAATCCAGGCAGACTGTCAACCAAATCAGGGAACCCAGCTCACACAGAACGGTTCCCTCAGGACTTCCGAGCTCAAAGAAGGGGGTTTGGCACACCACACACTTCCCCGCCGCGACGGAGAATCCGCTTACTCATCCTATCGGCTCGGATCCCTGGGGTAAAGTCTCTCGCCGCCGGGAAAAGGCAATTTTGGTTAAGGATCTTGAAGGTCAACGGCGTGCTCCGGCCCAGATTCAGCTAGCGTGAAAGACGGTGTTCTTTTTTTGCAGTAGCCATGAGCGAATCGGCCTTGACCACCTCTGAACCCTCTTCTTTGGCCACTGAACCGGTACGAATCGCCTCCCGTAAAAGCGAGTTGGCTTTGGTGCAAACCCATTGGGTGATGGGGCAGTTGCAGGAACACCACCCTGGCCTGATCCTCGAGCTCAACACCCTCTCCACCCAAGGAGACATCATTCTCGATGTGGCACTGGCTAAGATTGGCGACAAGGGCCTGTTCACCAAAGAGTTGGAGGTGGGTCTTTTAAATGGCAGCAGTGATTTGGCGGTGCATAGCCTTAAGGATCTCCCCACCCGTCTGCCAGAAGGTCTGATGTTGGGGGCAATCACACGGCGGGAGGATCCTCTGGATGCTTTGGTGGTGCACGAGCGGTTTCGGGACTATCAACTCTCCACGTTGCCGGAAGGAACGGTGATTGGAACCTCTTCACTGCGGCGGTTAGCGCAGTTGCGCCACAACTTTCCCCATCTGCAATTCAAAGATGTGCGGGGCAATCTGAATACCCGTTTGGCCAAGTTGGATAACGGGGATTACGATGGGCTGATTTTGGCAGTGGCAGGTCTGAAACGGCTGGGCAAGGAGGATCGCATTCATCAGGTGTTGGATCCCAGCGTCTCTTTGTATGCTGTTGGTCAGGGATCCCTGGGGATCGAGTGCCGGCAGGGGGATGGGCGGATTCTCGGTTTGATTCAACCTTTGGCGGATGCAGAGGCAACGGCCCGCTGTTTGGCGGAACGGGCCCTCTTGCGAGCCTTGGAGGGAGGATGCCAGGTGCCGATTGGAGTTCATAGCCACGTGCAAGGAGATGAACTGCACCTGACGGGCATGGTGGCGCAATTGGA
This genomic stretch from Thermostichus vulcanus str. 'Rupite' harbors:
- the ilvC gene encoding ketol-acid reductoisomerase, whose protein sequence is MARLYYDTDANLELLADKTVAIIGYGSQGHAHALNLHDSGVKVIVGLYPGSPSWPKAEADGLIVKSVADAAAAADWVMILLPDEVQKAIFNSEIRPHLQAGKVLLFAHGFNIHFGQIQPPADVDVIMVAPKGPGHLVRRTYQAGEGVPCLFAVHQDASGMARDRAMAYAKGIGGTRAGILETSFREETETDLFGEQVVLCGGLTALIKAGFETLVDAGYQPELAYFECLHEVKLIVDLIVEGGLEKMRHSISNTAEYGDYTRGPRIVTDETRAEMKRILAEIQTGQFAREFVLENQAGKPGFTAMRRREAEHPIEKVGKELRAMFSWLKK
- a CDS encoding YlqD family protein; the encoded protein is MEENNNGNSTQLLLKRNIPIKVVVTSLWKSEMQEQLQRQIQATDAQMQQLEFQGKRAIAELEKQSPNPNSPQVLQQVEAVKSRVNEQKIKLLDQKNQLLQQVNQLGTLELNQEVLQGNVESFFRVQQGDNLIQKMQVEILLEDGVIKEIRGNP
- a CDS encoding glycosyltransferase; translation: MSEFVWSEPEPLEDLHLPDWLLTTAQRRRLKALLVLVLVWGLVSLMHLLPVARWFTIGLATLMVIHINRLFRLQPPAPPPPLSWDPQQELDPEAESSEAKLPALPRVAVLIPAKNESAVLPRLLDSLAQLQYPTSHLELWAIDDDSSDTTPDILREAQTRIPHLRVYPRQPGRGGGKSGALNEVLPFTQAEILLVCDADSVVPSDFLTRTLPLFAQTQRASRRAVGAVQVRKAISNAGINFWTRGQVAEMASDSYLQQQRVAVRGIGELRGNGQLIRRDVLEKCGGWNEGTLTDDLDLTFKLHLAGVDIAFLMEPAIAEEGVTSWQSLWHQRCRWAEGGYQRYLDYWPGILSRRMGVAKTLDLWAFFISQYLLPMALVPDTLWVLFTGHSSVLLPLNALVMGCLTVAFYRGLRQVEGLQGRQLWWRTALGLVYMLHWLPVMIATTARMCVQPKRLKWVKTVHHGAV
- the hemC gene encoding hydroxymethylbilane synthase, with the protein product MSESALTTSEPSSLATEPVRIASRKSELALVQTHWVMGQLQEHHPGLILELNTLSTQGDIILDVALAKIGDKGLFTKELEVGLLNGSSDLAVHSLKDLPTRLPEGLMLGAITRREDPLDALVVHERFRDYQLSTLPEGTVIGTSSLRRLAQLRHNFPHLQFKDVRGNLNTRLAKLDNGDYDGLILAVAGLKRLGKEDRIHQVLDPSVSLYAVGQGSLGIECRQGDGRILGLIQPLADAEATARCLAERALLRALEGGCQVPIGVHSHVQGDELHLTGMVAQLDGQRLIRDSQTGSVADAEGIGIALAHKLKQQGADEILQAIFAQARG